GCTGTTGCATTTGCATCAACACCGCTTCCTCATTCTTAAGCAAATTGTCTTCATCATCTTCACCTCCTCCTTCCATCGCTTCATCCTGCATGGGGACCATCTGTTCCTCTTCGGAGtattcttcctcctcgtcatcATACGCGTAGTTATACCTTCCCTTCCTACGAGCACTCATGGCTCGTCTAATGCTCCTTAACTTATCACTCATAATGCCTTTCCATTTCCTCTCCGAAAGTTTGGTAAAACATCTGCAGATCTTTCGAAGGTCATTAGTAAACTCATCGTATTCGACCCTGGTGATGCTTCCAACCCTTCCATTTCCTGCAAAATCGTAGATGCTTTCGACGCAAAATTCTTCCATTTCATTTTGATCATCTAGTAGCCCGATCTTGTATTTCTCCCAAAGGTTGGCCATCACCTCGTGAGGTAACCTATCATGTAGGGCACGCTTATGAAACCACCCTTTTAAATAATCCATCATTTTATAATACCCCTTTTTCATATGCTTAAAATAGTGGTAGCCTCCCATGAATGCATCCTTCTGGCTCATTCGAACCACAGGAGGGACCTTCACTTTGTTTAGcattgcttttttctttacatcCATATTGAAACCGTCTTTGGTGGGTCCCTGTCCCGTGGGAACCTTCCTCATAggttttccccccacttcttcttcatttttcgcgGCATTAATTTCATTCGCGGGGATTTCGGCTAGCTCTCTTGGTAATCTCCTTTCGCTCAGAAGGAGGCAACTCTCTTTCGTTACGGGAACGACATTCTGTgcgggttaaaaaaaagaagggggcaGTATATAAGTAAATCAGATTGCTACGTCTGTTTAGTAATTCGGATGAGCACATCTTAACGAGGGTGAAAGATGCACCGCTAATACTGCCAACTCGGCGGAACTGCCCGCATCATTACCgaatataaaatgaagagcAAAACGATCAGCAGTGCGCGGGTGTTCCGTCTGGAAAAGGCGCACGTGTTTACGGTCACAACGTTTGCCATTGTGGCTAGTTAgtggaaaaatgaaagacaAAGGACGCCtcgcaatttaaaaaaaaaaaaaatctttcaTAATGGACAAGGGGGGGGTACAACTGTTCAGTCGGCTAAGCGGTAGGCGCGCTCCGCTCTTTTGAAAATGGTCCTTCTAGAGAAGCTCCGAAAAAATGGTCCTTCTAAAGAAGAAGCTCCTTCTAAGAAAGCCCCTTCTAAAAAGGCTCCTAAGAAAGCCCCTTCTAAAAAGGCTCCTAAGAAAGCCCCTTCTAAAAAGGCTCCTAAAAAAGCTcctaaaaaatgttcctaAAAAACGCTCCCTCTAAAAAGGCTCCTAAAAAAGCTCCTTCTAAAAAATGCTCCTTTCTAAAAACACCTTTCTTTTAaatgcctcctttttttaaatgttcgcttttcaaaaaggtaaaaaaaaatcagaaaAAAAGATGCTATAGTGAGTTCACagtggagggagaaaaacgttcgtttttcttttcataaaCGGTTTGCAAACAATTCGAATCCTTTTACCGATCCAGAGAggcagttaaaaaataattggaGGGCTGCTCCTAATCGAAGGGTTGCTCCAGTagaggtcatttttttttttttatctattcGACgcgcatatattatatactacATATGCTTTGCATACCTCCTAAATGTAATGTATTGTGGCCGCGTTACGTTAAACAGTTTAGCAAAACTAatctaatatatatagtcCCCCGTGTGTcggttacttttttttttaaatccatTCGCCTCAGTTTTAAAGCTACATAATATGGCGTAGTTCGCCATTTAAGAATTCGGTtgactcatttttttttttttttttaaataaatccATTTCGTGGTCgactatatatatgcataaatttGCTCGCCCTTTTtcgtaattatatttttaaattattgcaAAACAATTGACAATTTCGCAAAGGCAGAAGCGAGCTGTTCTACTGTCGATTCGCTTTTATATACGTTTGCGTAGGGACACACTGCTCGTGCTATAATCATAGTCAGAGTCAGAGTGAgagtcacttttttttgtacttaaaaaaaaaaaaaaaaagttacacaCAGGCAGAGCGTTTTGCCATGTTTGCCTCCTTTTGGCAAATAAGCATGCTTTATGCCGTTTGACCCGAATTGGCCATCACGCCGTATATCTTCGTTTACGCTTAAGGGAACCTCCCAAATGGTAGGGCAGTCCACCACGATAGGGtggaaaaaacgcacatcgggggaggcaaacaaacgcaaaaaaagaagaagtaaaGAAAAGAAGTTACATTTTGCGAAGTTTTTACGCCGCTCCTGCACTGTCATTCTCGCCCGAGTTGTACCTCATACCAACTTTTACGAGGGCAGATGAcccaaaaaatgtgtaaaaggaagggagaaaaatacATCCCATGTGCAATACAACAGTGAAGATGGTGATAGGACCATCTCTCTTACCGCTTCGAATTTTTCAAGCAtggtaaaaggaaaaaaaaagagaaaaaatttgttatttttttttttttttttgggggcacTTTTTCCCACAACTTCCACCTCATACTGCCTTTTTTGACGCCTCTCCAATGGGCACCGCTTCCCTGAGCAGACCCCTATCTTTTACTCTTTTCAACCAAACGCTGGGCCACttctttgcattttccttcATGACATTATCCCACTCCATGTAGTAgcgagttaaaaaaaaatcaaagtCTAGTCTccatatgtattttttttttaaaaatgtgtctGAGCTTTTTTGGCAAAACTGGTCCAGATCTTTCATCTTTTGAATTAGCTCCTTCCTGCATTCCTCCCAgcacttttctttttcttcttctggcATTCCGTGTTCTTCAGCCAAATCGTTAAGTACGCCCCGTAGCTTATTCATCATGCCGTAATACGTCCTCGTTAATTGCCTTTTGTGGTGGTGGAAGGAGAGGTACACCAGTTTTTTGTCGAGTACAAACCAGCCACAGGAATCGGTAAGGTCAATTAATTGGTTTCTCGTTagctcctttttcatttcctcctCGGTGCACCCAAATGGGAGTTCGCTCCCGCCGTCTGCGATGCACTCGGCGCTCGAcacgtcttttttttcgccatttgGGTGAGAGCAGTCCATCTTTGCCTCCGCGTTTGGGTGAGAGCAGTCCATTTTGGGCTCCTCGTTTGGGTGAGGGCATTCCATTTTGGGCTCCTCGTTTGGGTGAGGGCATTCCATTTTGGGCTCCTCGTTTGGGTGAGGGCATTCCATTTTGGGCTCCGCCTTTGGGTGCGATCGGGTCAGTTTCGCCTTAGCGCTTCCGCTTGCACCTGccgctttcctttttgcattttcaatCGGGCCGATGTCCCTCTTCAGAGCGCCTACATTCAGCGAGGCGTTTTTGTTCGGTTCGCTCCTATCATTGGAAATGTTTTTGTCCGCTCCGCTTCGATCCACGCGGAtagttcttcttcctccgcaTGCACTCGCGCGGACCGCGTTCTTTTCCCCAACGGCAGGGCCATTCTTTCTTCTATTAGGgcaattcaaaatgggggcagTCTCAACAAGATTTCTTGGGCATCCTTTTGACTGCAAATCTGGCAGGTGGCTACCATCTGGTGAGTGCAAACCATTCTGTAAGGGCGTGAAAAGGTGCTGCTTATGTGGAGGGGTGTACTAATATGTGAGTATACACAGGTGGGTATACCCCTCAGGCACAACCGAATGGGTCGCCGCTTATGCTAGCGAAGAAACGCATTGCACTTAGGGCTGgttgaatttaaaaaaaaggtgcaccTGTGGGAGACCACTTAACAGAGCCAAGAAGGAAGCGATGAAAAGGAGGGAGGAACTGTGCATTTTCAAAGCGAACAtgtttggaatttttttcctaaaaatgaaaaggtacGACGTCTAATTTTTGCGAGCTTCTGCGGACTCTTAATTTTAAGTGAGCAAAATGGTTGGCAGTAAGAATAGACCATCTGATAGCGTCGGGGGGGGAACGGGCAACGCGCGGCTCATTTttagggagaaaaaaaaatacacgtcCGCATGTACATCCGCATCGGCATCTACGTTTGCAAGTACGCGCCCTTCCTAACCATAAAtgaaaagtggaaaaataaacgcatTCAACTTTTCATGCCTTTAAGCAAAAGGAGGTGTTCGTTAATTGGTTTGGCGCCAGTTGGCAGTTCTAAGTGCCTCTCCGCATGTACAACTTTTTaagaatacaaaaaaaaaaaaaaaaaaaaaaaaagtaataatcGAATAATGGAATAAatagaagaagaaaaaagaaacactttacagaaaaaaaaaaaaacaacaaaagggCTAATCTGTAGGGAATCCTTAGCAaaaaagcgtaaaaaaaaaaaaaaataaaaataacctaTTCTACGAACAACTTCCATTAGAAAGAATAGccctgaaaaaaaaaaaaaaaaaaaatcagagACGCTCTACATACGacactgcaaaaaaaaaaaagaaccgaGCGGGCGAGACAACCATCCGGCTGAAGGCGTATTTTCTTGTGCCCAACAAAAAAATtcggaaaaagggaagaagtaaaaagggaagagcaTAAAagaaagagcaaaaaagagaactcctttttgaaaagcaagccacttttttgtgccattttaaaaactaaaataaaatgcccTTCCTCCTTCCGTAGCTTGTGCACAGTGAGACAAACGGCGCACATAGATTTATACGTAAATGCATgccactattttttttcctttttctcgcGGGCGTAATTTGCAACCCCCCCGACCACGTATGTCCTAGCAACTGAGACCCCCACTTCATATCTTTTTTCCGGCGAAGAATTACTGCCACTTCTCCAGCGCTGCTTtcgttattattttattttttaactggCCACGGGCTCTGTTTGTTTTCTCTGGCCGGGTCCTCTCACGACCCGTTTTTCGCTTTTGTGAGGCAAAGGGGTGGGGTATCTTTTGGGGAAATGACAAATGGACGCATGTTTGCAGAAAAAGGGGCCCTTTTGAAGTTGGCTAGCTGGGCAGTTGGTTAGGCACGCCATTAGTTAGTACCCCATTTGCTAAGTATTCACCCCTGCAAGCGTGGCCCTCCTTCGGATGCCCCCTTTTATGGGCCAGCCTTGGAGAGACGGCTTCGCTTATATAGAGTGCTCCGTTTAAATGGCATTTTCGCTTGCCCcgcaaagaggaagagggagATAGAAGGGCAAAACTAACCCTAATGTATGCAAATGTGCGTGCTGTGCGTAGGTGTCCTCTGCACATATCCCTTGCTTACAGCCCCTGAGAGATTACTATTTCCATCCTTAGGCAGTATAGCAAACCTAGCCATAAAAACGACATTTCGCACGAAGGTTTCCCATCGCTCGGCAAACACTCCAATGTAAGAATTTTCCTATGGGGTGTCTTCCCCTTTAGGGTGAAACCGCCCCAGTGGGTCATTCGCCCCCCGTGCGCTTCTTTACAGCGGCGAGCAGAACACAAGTGGCacggaaaaaatggacagTCATCACGCATGcataaatgtatacatatgaaTGTACCCACATGTGTGCCTCTTGGTGAGTGATTCTGAGCGGTGGTGGGAGGAGGCAGATTTGGCGGGGCCGTGAACCACCCGAACAGGTGTTAAACGGGCGATCCTTTGAAGCGACGTGACTAAACGGGTAGGTGAACGGATGTCCTCCGCATGGACGGCCCTAGAACGCCGCCATTCCCTCTAAACGAggcatttttcatttgcaaACTGTGTGGGGCAAACGCATGGAGTGGAGGCGCGTTCAACCCAAAGTTGCCTCCCCTTGTGTGCTGAACCAGCGTAGTGCTAAAAGAAAATACCCACCCAGttaggaaatatttttttttttttttttcaaaacctTCGCCACTAAACAGATCGAAGCGGGCATTGCGCCTAAGCGGCCATTGCGCGCTTCGTTGTAAGGCGAACCAACGATCTTTTCACTACCCTGCAGGGaccaaattaaaatttactttgcctacatttttttctttaaaacgGTTGTTGCGCTGTGCACTGCAATTTCGCGATTGCctattttttaccccttgTTAGAGGCAACCAAGCGATTCTTTCTAGCGGCGTAAAAACGGGTTCTCTAAAGGGACTAACAGGACTAAACAAATTACAACGCCGCCTTTTTCTCTTCGGGAGAGAACTCtcatatttcttcctttcatAATTTAAATCGTTTTGCATTTGCAATGTATATTATGAAATTGTCATTCGTATTGTTCTGTTGCattttgccttatttttgttctcttcTACTcgattgttttttttttttttttttttttttgctaatgaacgaacgaacgagcTAGCCACCCGCTAAtttggaacaaaaaattacaatcatttgagcaaaaaaaagtaccgCTACAGGACAAGGGCAAAATATGATGAGCGGtcaattttagaaaaatggGCAAGACGAGATTTACCGTACCGCTGTTTCTCGCCCTGTTCCACGCCCTCCTACCGGTAAGCCCCCCTTCAAAGGGGAAAGAGAGAtggagagagagagagagaaaacgAAGGCGAGATAAAGTCGCATTGGAGAGCACCTCCCAGTCCTTTCTAATCTATGCACACGCTTATATGAGGTGCTTACGTGCCGCCTTCCTTTCTGAACTACCCGCAGAACACCCGGGGAGCACACACGGAGGGGCCCTCCGCAGAATTGCGTCTGTGCAGCAGATGTAGATGCGCTCTCTCGGAGGAGTGCCAGCAGAGCGCGTCCTCTGCCTATCGAACTGATCTGGGCgcgagggggagcggcaacgCGTGTGAGGAGCGCCAGTCGAAGGTGGTCAAGAGGCGCAAGGAGGTAGCAAAGGGGGCAGCCAAAGTGGAAGCAAAGGAGACAACCAAGCCGAGAAATAAGCCGAGAGAAAAATCGCCAGTCCAGCCGAGATCCGAATCGCCAGCCAAGCCGAGACCCAAATCGCCAGTCAAGCCGAGAAAAAAAGCGCCACCAATACCGACGCCCAAAGCTACTGCTGAAGTGGCTGCCGAGGTGACTGCCGAGGAGACCGCTGAACAGACCGCCGCCCAAACCGCCGAACAGACTGCCGCCCCGACCGATGGCGAAGCGGAAAAGTGCCCCCTACCCTACGGGTGCAAGGAGGAGGACTTCACCCTCGAAATCACAACCAAAGAGCAGCTGACCCACCTGATCTCCAGACTAGGGTGGGTCATAACACAGAGGAAGGCATACATAGgctacttttattttatgcaaTATATGAGGGGCTCCTTCAAACTGTTGGAGACCAACCTGTGGAACCTCCTTCAAGAAACAGcagtgaaaaataatatttcggaaaaaataaaaaaaaaaatgtgggaGCCTTGCAAAAACACACTAACTAGGGAACAAAACAAATTAGAAAAAGAGTCtctaaaaaatttttcaaattttatgCTCGAGAGGAGCTTCTCTGTGTCCTTTATAGAGAAAATGCTTTACGCTAAGGAGACCAAcaagtatatttatatgcgtTACTATGATGAGCATTTGGGGAATGACGCCAAGGCGTGGTATGACGTTCTGGAGCAGCAGGAGAAGTTCTGGACCAGTAGGCTGTCCTACGAGGCGAACTGCCATCATACGGCAGCCATACGGTAGCCATGCGGTAGCCATGGTgcaggggaaaacaaaaaaaaggggtcacTCATGGGGAGGGGCCTTCCCCCTGTGCATTTATGTATCGCTGTGCAGTTGAAATGATACCCTTTAAGCAGCTATactgggggggaaattttgaaaaaattgcaaaaagggtGTTCCCCGCAGAGTGGTCAAAACGGCAGGTGGAGAAGCGACTTGACAAAGCAGGCGATCGAGCGGTGCCAC
Above is a genomic segment from Plasmodium vivax chromosome 5, whole genome shotgun sequence containing:
- a CDS encoding RAD protein (Pv-fam-e) (encoded by transcript PVX_089435A) encodes the protein MANVVTVNTCAFSRRNTRALLIVLLFILYSNVVPVTKESCLLLSERRLPRELAEIPANEINAAKNEEEVGGKPMRKVPTGQGPTKDGFNMDVKKKAMLNKVKVPPVVRMSQKDAFMGGYHYFKHMKKGYYKMMDYLKGWFHKRALHDRLPHEVMANLWEKYKIGLLDDQNEMEEFCVESIYDFAGNGRVGSITRVEYDEFTNDLRKICRCFTKLSERKWKGIMSDKLRSIRRAMSARRKGRYNYAYDDEEEEYSEEEQMVPMQDEAMEGGGEDDEDNLLKNEEAVLMQMQQLGELIDEEGGMYDEEGELIDEEGGLMEGVGEQLKAEWEQLKMEWEQLKMEGEQLKMEGEQLKMEGEQAEADGQAEADGQAEADGQAEADGQVEADGQVEAEEQIEADGQVEADGQAEADGQVEAEEQVEAERKQSEKEAKAEGEKKPTVQVKKPNVQVKKTATQVKKPTAQVKKPTTQVKKPTAQVKKPTAQEKKPSVKEKKPEGKETKPDGKQVEGKPVEGKPAPKETKAKQAKPAKPKPAKAK
- a CDS encoding hypothetical protein (encoded by transcript PVX_089440A): MVLLKKKLLLRKPLLKRLLRKPLLKRLLRKPLLKRLLKKLLKNVPKKRSL
- a CDS encoding RAD protein (Pv-fam-e) (encoded by transcript PVX_089445A), whose protein sequence is MFALKMHSSSLLFIASFLALLSGLPQNGLHSPDGSHLPDLQSKGCPRNLVETAPILNCPNRRKNGPAVGEKNAVRASACGGRRTIRVDRSGADKNISNDRSEPNKNASLNVGALKRDIGPIENAKRKAAGASGSAKAKLTRSHPKAEPKMECPHPNEEPKMECPHPNEEPKMECPHPNEEPKMDCSHPNAEAKMDCSHPNGEKKDVSSAECIADGGSELPFGCTEEEMKKELTRNQLIDLTDSCGWFVLDKKLVYLSFHHHKRQLTRTYYGMMNKLRGVLNDLAEEHGMPEEEKEKCWEECRKELIQKMKDLDQFCQKSSDTFLKKKYIWRLDFDFFLTRYYMEWDNVMKENAKKWPSVWLKRVKDRGLLREAVPIGEASKKAV
- a CDS encoding RAD protein (Pv-fam-e) (encoded by transcript PVX_089450A), which encodes MGKTRFTVPLFLALFHALLPNTRGAHTEGPSAELRLCSRCRCALSEECQQSASSAYRTDLGARGSGNACEERQSKVVKRRKEVAKGAAKVEAKETTKPRNKPREKSPVQPRSESPAKPRPKSPVKPRKKAPPIPTPKATAEVAAEVTAEETAEQTAAQTAEQTAAPTDGEAEKCPLPYGCKEEDFTLEITTKEQLTHLISRLGWVITQRKAYIGYFYFMQYMRGSFKLLETNLWNLLQETAVKNNISEKIKKKMWEPCKNTLTREQNKLEKESLKNFSNFMLERSFSVSFIEKMLYAKETNKYIYMRYYDEHLGNDAKAWYDVLEQQEKFWTSRLSYEANCHHTAAIR